AATGCCATCGGCGATATCATTCGGCTGCAACAGGCGATGGATAGCGACGATGAGTGGGCGGTTGCCCTGAATTCGGTATCGATCGTTGATAACTGCTTCGATGCTTACAATACCTTTCAAGGCAGGCCGGAGCCAATCCTTGGCAAGACCGCGGAGCCTACCCCTGGCATGATCGGCGGGGCGGTTGCCGGTGCGGCAGCTTCCCTGATCAGTCTTGGATTGAGCATCAAACAGTTGTCCGAGGCCTATGATGATGGCGACAGCATCGCCAAAATCCAGGCGACATTGAGCGTTGTGCAGAGCGGCCTGAGCACCTATGTGGCGCTCAGCCAGGCAAGCGCCGCTCTGGGTTTGTCCGTCGCAAGTAACGCGGCGGGATCGGTGGTTCCGCTTATTGGCTGCGCCATCGGTGTTGCTCAGGGCCTGCTGTCCATTGCCGATGGCGATATTCAGGGAGGGTCAGAGCAGATTGCCCTGGCGGTTGCTACCACCGTCCTCTGCTGTATCCCTGTTTACGGCTGGATCATCGCCCTCGCTCTGCAGCTCGGCAGCGCCACCCGCGGTTGCGACGGACAGATCATCGATACCGAAAACATCGAGGAGTTTACCGACGACATCGCCCCCGGTGGTGAGGAAGCGGCCCATGCGGCCATCGTCTGCCTGGAGAAACCTGCGGAATGGGCCAACGACATTTACGAGGACAATATCTACTACTCCGGCTACAACGTTGAGATGTGGGAGAAGAACGGGGTGCATATCCCCGATGACCTGGAAGGGCAGTTCGGCTTTGGCCAGGCCAATGCCGAGTTCTTCAATCCGCTACGCTACGCGCACTATGTCGAGGATCTCGACGAGATGAGCATTGGCGATATTTGGGACAGTTTGTACATCTCCCAGGGAATCGCCGCCACCATCGCCAGCATCTATAAAGACGATAAACCGCCCGAAGCCAAGGTGCGCTTCACCCTGAACGAAGATGGCCAGGTGACAACCCGGATCAGCGGCGATGCAGTCATGCACGAGGCGGCGATTTCCATGGCCTCGGTAGTGGGCAATGTCATCGAATGGTACCAAGCAGCCGGAGGCCGCATCGAAATCGACGGCAAGCTTCCCGGTCTGACGGTCATCCGCCATGAGGGCGCCACCATTAATTATGAGAGCCCAACCGGCGGCAAGGTCAATGTGGTGATCGAAGATATGTCGAGGAGTGTCGAGGAGATGCGCGGTGTTTTGTATGCCCGGGACCGCGGCGAACGTATCGACTCGGCGATCAAGGTGGCAACAGATGACCTCGGCGAGATAGATTTCGATAAAGTCGATGCCATCATGGCCGGCTACGGTTTCGGCAAAACCGGCATGACCTACACCTATGGTGAGACCGGCAAACGCCGGGCGGCGTCCTGGGACAGCGGCATTCTGGCGGGTGGCGGCAATATTGGTCCGCAGGGCCAGGTGTTTGCCGCCAAGGCAGGCGATATCACCTCTCTTGCTATACGCCCCGAGCAGCTGCCCAGCCAGAAAGTCGCTGACATCCTCCGTATTGCCAGTCTGAACGGCCTTTTCACCGGGCCGGGCTCCGAATTGTATGCCATGGCCCTTGGCTGCACCGGTGGCCTGTTTGGTCTTGCGGCAAGCGCCCAGGCGGGGGAACTGGCTGCCGCAACAAGCAACAGCCAGTTTATCAAGCCCTTGGATGGCTTTGAACGGCAGGAATATCTACGCCAGGCGGACGAAGTAGCCCAGCCGGAAAAATCCGCCACGCCCCAGTCCTCCAGCCACCCGGTCCCAGAACGTATCGATCCCGTGGCGATGCCCCAGTTCCTCGATCAGCACTGGCCGGAGCTCCTTGCCGGCACAGGCTTGCTTTCAGAGATCCCCGGTTCCGGCGCCTATTTTTACCGCGATTCGGCTGTGCTTGGCCAGGGCGGATCTCTTGCCGATGGCAGCCGGGCATCCTGGTGGCAGCACGATGACAGCGACGAGTTGTTTCGCACGCTTGTGGCACGCAGCGCCGGTGATCCCGGATTTTCGGAAGAGCCCGCGGCCGCTTTTTCCGGCCACCTCATTACCCCGGAGGATCTTCCTCCGGATACCGTTCTGCCGGAACCACCGCCAGGCATAAAACAAGGGGCGGTGTTTAGCATGGCCGAGGACACGATCCTGCGTTTTCTCCCCGTGCAACTGGCCGAGGATACCCTGGCTGGTGGCTACCTCAGGCAGACCGAGAACTGCCGCCTTGTCTCCTTTGGCTCAGCTCAGGGTGGTACGATTTGGCAGGACGGCACCGGCGATCTGCGCTTTGCCCCGACTCCTGGTTTTGTCGGTACCGGCTCTTTTTCCTATACGGTGCAGACGTCTTCCGGTGAACTGGTAGAAAAACTGGCGACGGTATTGGTGCAGGAGGTTAATCACGCCCCGGAACTTACCGATGATAGCTTTCATCTTGCCGAGGGCGAGATCTTCTATCTCGACCAGCTGCAGGCAAATGACCTCGACCCGGACGGTGACAGCCTTCACCTCGATCATCTCCGGGGGATCGAACATGGAGAGGTTCAGCAGGTTGGTGGGCGCTTGGCCTTTGTCCCGGAAGCGGGCTTCCACGGCGACATCGAGTTTTCCTACTGGGTGCGTGACCATGCCGACGCCTATCCGGTCATGGCCAAGGTGAGCCTTACCTATAGCGACGGCAATACCGCTCCGCTGGCCGTTGCCGACCGCTTCCTCACCACCGAGGACAGCCCGCTGAGGGTGGAAGTGGATCGCCTCCTCGCCAACGACCGGGAATATGATGGCGAAGCGCTCAGCTTTACCGGTCTTGGCGCGGCCCTGCACGGTGCGGTTGTCTTACAGGCGGACGGCTCGATCCTCTTTACCCCGGATGCCGATTATTGCGGCACGGAGGCCGGATTTCAATACCTGGTTGCCGATGCCTCGGGCAACAATGCCAGTGGCTGGGCAGCGGTCAAGGTCATTGCCCAGGATGACGCGCCGACCATCTGCACCACGGCTCACGCCGATATTCTGGAAGATGAGATGCTGATCTTCAGCCCGGAAGAAGTGGCGACCTTTGTCCGGGATGTTGATGGTGACGCCCTGCATCTCCAGCAGATCAGCAATGTCACCGGCGGCAGCATTGTCACCACCGGCGGGTACTTCGCCTTTGTGCCGGACGCCAACTCCTCCGGCCCGGCCTCCTTTGATTACCTGGCCGCCGACAATCAACGCGGCACGGTTGCCGGGCATCTGCAGTTTGCCATCCTGCCGGTCAACGACGCCATCGATACCGGCAGCGATGTCCTGAACACCACGGAAGAGCAGGCAGTTACCACCACGGTTGCCACCTTGCTGGCCAACGACCGCGATATAGACGGTTCGGTATTCACCTTCGCCGGCCTGAGTGATGCCCGGCACGGCAGTGTTACGGTCGATGGCGATGGTACGGTGACCTTTATTCCCGAAATCGATTATTTCGGCCCCGAGGCCGGATTTGCCTACCGGGTTGAAGACAGTCTGGGCCTGGCGTCGACAGGATGGGTGCAGGTGGTCGTGGCCGGGGTGAATGACGATCCGGCGATCATCGCCACAACCCTTGAAGGCCATGAAGACCAGCCGATACTCTTTGATGGGGTGACCATCTCCCGGTTTATCAGCGATCCCGATGGCGACGCCATCACCCTGACAGAGCTTACCGCGGCAAGCGGCGGGAGGGTTTCCACCAGCGCAGGCCATTACATTTTTACCCCCGACGGCAATTACCACGGCCCGGCGATCCTTTCCTACCGGGCAACTGACGGCCATGGCGCGATTCTGACCGGCGCCCTGGATCTCGCAATCCTTTCCCAGGACGACCCGACCACCTTTGCCGGCCATAACTTCACTGTCGAGGAGGACGGGGTGCTGGTTGACACTGTCGCCGAGCTGATGGAAGGTAACAGTGATGGGGATGGCGACGGCTCTCTGGAATTTGTCGGCCTGGGCGGGGCAAGCCATGGCCAGGTGCGGATGACCGATAGCGGTGCGGTGCAATTTTTACCGGACCGCGACTATTTTGGTGAGGACGCGGGGTTTGCCTACTCGGTTCGCGATGGTGAGGGGTGGCAGGCAGACGGTTGGGTGGCGGTGAAGGTGACAGGTGTCGCCGACGAAGCGGAGGTCATCGGCGACCGGTTGTATATCGATGAAGACCAGGCCCTGGCCTTTACATCCTCTGAGATTGCCAGGTTTATTCAGGATCCGGACGGCGATCTCTTTCATCTCGACATGGTGAGCGATGTTGTCGGCGGCAGAATCGAAGAAAGCGGCGGCATCTACACCTTTATTCCCGACCAGGATTTCTACGGCGAGGCGTCGCTTGCCTATCTGGCAAGCAACAGCCGGGGCGATGAGATCGGCGGCCAGCTGCATCTCGGTATTGTGCCGGTCAATGATCTGCCGGAAACAACGTATTTCTCAAGCAGCGGGGTCGAAGACCAGGAGGTGACCATGAAGGTGGCAGACCTCATGGCCGGGGCGGTCGATGTCGAGGATGGGGCAGTTCTGCGCTTTGGCGGCATCGACAGCTCCCTGCACGGCGATGTGTATGTCGATCCGCAGGGGATGATTCATTTTCTTCCGGATAAGGACTTCTCCGGCAGCGCCTTCTTTCGCTATCTGGTTCGTGATGAGGAGGGAGGGATTGGCACCGGCTTTGTCGGTGTTGCGCTTGCGGCGGTAAATGACGCGCCGCTTGCCACAGAGGATGAAGGCATTCTTGCCTACAGCAACAACTCCTATGAAAACATCTATCTGGCCGAGACATTCCTGGCCAATGACCGAGACGCAGACAATGATCCCCTGCGGATCACCGCCGTCGGCCCCGCCGAGTTCGGCAGCGTTGCCCTGGATGGCGCCGGCAATGTCCGCTACCTTGCTCCCTCTGCCGACTGGCTGGGTATCGACAGCTTCAGCTACAGGATAGGGGACGGCAACGGTGGTTTTGCCGAGGCCAAGGCGGTAATCGACGTGCAGACCAACGCTGTACCTGAGCTTTCCTCGGAACTCCTTTTTATCGTCGAGGATGGTATTGCGGTCACCAACCAGGCTGATTTACTCACCAATGACTGGGATAGCGAAGGCGATTCCCTGCGTATTATCGCCGTTGATCAGGTAGAGCACGGCCAGGTCGAACTCCTGGGCGACGGGACAATCCGTTTCACGCCGGAGTTGAATTATAACAAGCTCTATCCGGGGCAGGCGAGTTTTCGCTATACGGTCTCCGATGGCATCAGCGACGCGGTGACCGCCATGGCCTTTTTTGATATCGCACCGGTGAATGACAATCCGATTGCCTGTGGTGAACGTATTGCCGGCGCCGTGGAAGACAATACCCTGATCTTTTCTACCGCCGATCTGCTCGCCAATGATGGTGATGTCGAAATGGCTTCGCCGTATGAAGACGATGCCTTGGCGGTCGCCGGGGTCTTCGCTGCCGGCCATGGTCAGCTTGCCTACGACCCCGCTAGCGGCATCATCTCCTATCTTCCAGGTGTCGACTTTTATGGCCTGGATACCTTCAGCTATACGGTAATCGATTCCCATGGCGGCGAGTCGGTTGTCCAGGCGGAGATTCTGGTCGATCCGGTCAACGACCGGCCGGTAGTCCACTACGATAACGGCGAGGCCGAGGACAGCGTTTGGAATAGCTACCGGATCAGCAGTTTGCTCGGCAATGACAGCGACGCCGATGGCGACATCTTGACAATGCAGAGTCCGCATGTCATCTCGGGGCATGCCGATATCCGCGTCTCCGGCGGTAGTCTGCTGGTGCGGCCGGATTTTCGTGAAGACCGGGTGGTGGTCGGCTATACCGTTTCCGACGGCCATGGCGGAGAGACAGCGAGCCAGCTGAGAATTGACGGGATCCGTGAGCATAACTTCGCCCCGACTTTTTCCGGGATCTATGCCATTGGCTGGAAAAATGGCTACACGGTGTGGTTCAACTTCCACGCCGAAGACCCCAATGGCGGCAATACCTGGGGGGAACAGGGCGACATCGTTACTATCAACTGTTCGGCACCGAATGTCGGCACAATCACCGATGAAGCGGGTTTTACCTTTAAATTTAAAGGCGATGTCGCCAATGCCTCGGTGATACTCACTGCCGTCGATCAGGCCGGGGCAAGCGGATCGATCTACGTGAAGTTGAGCAATTTATCGATAGAAGATGGCAACTACGTCTATTCACCGGTGGTTTTTGATCTTGATGGTGATGGTGTTGAGCTGGTTGATATCTCCGCGGGCGTGACCTTTGACTGGAACCGTGATGGCGATGCTGAAGGGACGGGATGGGCAGGCCGGGATGACGGATTCTTGGTCTACGATTATGACCACGACCGGATCGTCAGCCATGCCAGCGAACTTGTCCTGCGTGAGTACGACCCCGCGGCAGCAACTGATCTTGAAGGCCTGCGAGCCTTTGACAGCAACACCGACGGCATTTTCGACGCAGCCGACGAGACCTGGCGATCCTTTGCCGTCTGGCAGGACCGTGATGGCAACGGCCAGACCGATGACCAGGAATTTGCCACCCTGGAAGAACGGGGAATAACGGCCATCACCCTGCAGAGCGATCAGAATTTCCGTGAATTTCAGGGGAATATTATTCACGGAGAGACCACCTTTCAGTGGGAGGATGGGAGCACCGGCGTGGTTGCCGATGTCGGGCTTATCGGTGAATCCCTGACAATGGTTGCCGTGCCCGCAGATGGTGAGGATGTGGACCTTCTCTTTGATGATGCCGAGCTCAATCGCCTGGCCTCACAGCTTTGCTCGGATATCGCTGCTTATCCGGCGGATGAGACGGTTGCTGCCGCCGTCGCCGTTGTTGAACCGGTTTATGATGGGGATGTTGTCGATATACAGGAAACCAGCGGACATGGTTATCAAACGATGGTTTGCTGAATAGCAGACGGTAGCTGTCTTGATGGAAGAGGAGGCGAGTGGTGCAATACCTTCAGACGGGGCAGGCACAAGGTCTTTGATTGCCTACAAGGAAGGCAATTGGATGGGTGAGGTGATACCTCGACAATCCAAAAGATCGAAAATATTTGATTTCGTGTTTTCTTTTCTTTGACCATTGGTTTTTCTGAGGCTACCATATTGGTAATGGAGTCGTGGTCCTCTCGCGAAGGCTTTAGCCTTGACCGGAGAGGTGTTACCGTTGCCTTGGTTCCGGTGAGGCCAAACACGAAAGATGATATGGTACGCGTCCGATGAAGTCAAAAAAATTGGCGAAAACGACAGTCAGTGATGATTTGGTCGGAGTTGAAAGAGAAGTGGCCATCCTGCTCAGCGATATGGTCGGTTATTCCCGGAAAACCGCGGATATGAGGCCGACGGAGATCAGGGATTTCATGCTGCAGTATCACCGTAATCTCAAGCAGATTGTTCATTCTGTCTGCGGCAAAGGCCAGGATATCGAATCTTCGGCAGGCGACGGCGCCGTTGCTCTAATCCAAAGAAAACCAGGACAGGGCAAGGATCAGATGTGTGGCCAGGCCCTTGATGTTGCCCTGGAGATGGTCCGGGCCATGACCCGGGGAATCATTCCCGATACCCGGATTGGCTTGTTTACTGGAGATCTGATTGAGGCAACTCTCGATGGCAGTGTCATGCGGTTTGGAGCCAGTTTTTCGGTGGCCAGTCGCCTTGAGGAGTTATGCGGCTATTTTGGTACCAAGATTCTTATGGATCGGGGAATGGCCTTCTGGCAGACTGAGCATTCCAGGTATTTGGTCTGTATCGGCAAGGTAACGCCCAAGAATTTCATGCATCCAGTCCATATTTTTTCGGTTTACAAACCTGGTATTCACCAGTGTCCCGCCGATGTCGACAAAAAGAAGCTTTTGCAATTTATCGAAAAGAAAAATCGTGCCATAGAGTTGTTTTGCGGTAATGTCCTGCAGGGCATTCATCCGGACTTCCCTTTGGCACGGCAGAGGTTACTCGATGTTCAAGGTCTGTTTGTAGAGATGACCGGCAAAAAGGATTTTCCGACTGAACGGGTTCTGGAATACATCGGCAACCACCCGAGCCCGGAAGAGGACTTTCGGCAGGTTGGTATGAAAATCGGTGAATCTGACGGACAGCGTCTGGGGATTCGTTTGCTTAATCTTTCCAGCGAGCTCTTTAAGGCCCTGAATGAAGAATTTTACCAGGCACTAGTCGTTGATACCGCTTGGGAGCGAAAGTTCAAATTGGTCTGGCGGAAGAAAAATGAGTTGATCATTCATGTCAACGACAACCCGGATGGTGTCTATTTTATTGATGAGGGAAGTGTCTCCATTCTTGATGCCAATGGCCTGGAGCTTGGTGTCTTGACCGCCGGCGATGTGTTTGGTGAGATGGCCTATTTTTCCAAAAAGGGCTTGCGAAACGCCACGGTGATCGCCAAAACCGACCTTGTTCTTCGCAGAATCTCCGGCGAAGACCTGAGCGGATTGCCGACGCTCAAAAAAATCTTTAAGAGAATCAACCAAAAAAGGAAGGGGCGTGGATAACTCCCCGGCGTGGACCGTGTATCCAGCCAGGTTGGGGTTTAAATAGGCATAACGAAATGGAACGTCAGTTGGCAATTGGTTGTTTGCGAACATTGATTCAGGATAAAGAAGGGCACAGGGCGAGCGATGATATTTCAGGAAATGTTGGATGTATTGAAGGCAATTTATGAACAGAGTATGCCGTTTCATCGTCTCCTGCAGGTGCGGATAACCGCCCTTACCGCCTCCGATGTCGAGGCGCGAATAGATATGCGGGAAGAATTGGTCGGCAATTTTGTCCGGGGAATTCTCCACGGTGGGGTGATTTCCTCTATCCTTGACCTCGCCGGCGGGCTGGTCGCCTCGGTTGAGCTATTAAAGCATCTGGAAGGAATGGATGTTGAGGAACTCGCTAAACGCATGGCAAAAATAGGCACGATCGATCTGCGGGTTGACTATCTTCGCCCAGGGAAAGGAGAGTTTTTTATCGCAACCGGTTCGGTCCTGCGCAAAGGCAGCAAAGTGGCGGTTGTGCGTACCGAACTCGTCAATGACCAAAAAGTTCTCATCGCGGCAGGAACCGGAACCTATCTGGTTGGGTGAAAAGAGTTCGATTCGCGGATGCTGCCATTCCGGTTATCAATTATAGCAGTAGTCTCAGCAGTCATTGTCTCCTGGTTCCCCCCACCTTGGCTAAGTACTGTGCGCGCACAAATCCTACGGCGACAAATGGCGCATGAAGGGCGTCTTACAACTGCACATCTATCAGGCCTACTGGTACCATCCATCTGATATAGAAATGCGGTGAGATCTGCATTTCCTTGAGTGATTTTCCCCCAAATGGAGCAGCATTCCCAATGCCATTAGTCTCCGGAATGTACACTCAAATGCTGATTTTTGACAAGGACTCGTCGCTAAATGGCAATTATTACGTCAACAATGCTACATTGAATAATAATCTGTAAAAAAAGATATAATATGACAATTTGTAGTGTTTACATGAAAATTTCAGCGGATAAAGCAGGTTGTGCAGGACAGGGGGTGAAAGAGGGATGGCACTTGTGGTAATGTGTTAGGAATTATGCTTTTGAGCCAGCCCGGTGGGGTGTGGAATATCCCTCCGGGCGGGTTTGCGGCGAGTCCCTTAGCTGAAGGGGATGGCCCGCAGGCTGTCGGCGTCGAAGAGGTGAATGGCCTCCAGCTGGAGGCAAAAGGTCATTTGCGTCTCCGCCAGTATTCGTTGCCGGCCATCACATTTGGCGATAAATTTGACCCCGAAAATGTCAATATGTAGATGGGTCTCGCCACCCAACGGTTCAACCACCTCGACCAGACCGTTGACACCCCACTCACCTGGCTGGGCAGGGCGAGAGTCGGGGAAAAGCGGCCGGATGCTTTCTGTACGAATACCAAAGATCACCTTTCGGCCTTCCTGCAGCTCGCTGTTTTGGCCGTTTCCAGCAAGGGGAATTCGTAAACCGTCGGATAAAACCACCTGACAGTCCTCGGCAGTACGATGAAGGTGCCCTTCCACAAGGTTCATCGGCGGATTACCGATGAAACCGGCGACAAAGGTGTTGGCCGGGTGTTCGAAAAGGTCGATCGGTGTACCAATCTGCTCGACTTTCCCCTGGCGCATGACGACGATACGGTCGGCGAGGGTCATTGCCTCCACCTGGTCATGGGTGACGTAGATTACCGTTGAGCGGACCTTGCGGTGCAGCAGTTTGATCTCAGTGCGCATTGAGTTGCGCAGCTTGGCATCGAGATTGGAGAGGGGCTCGTCAAAGAGAAACACCGAGGGATTGCGGACAATGGCCCTACCCATTGCCACCCGCTGCCGTTGACCACCGGAGAGTTCGTGGGGTTTGCGGGCAAGGAGTTCGCCGATACCAAGGATGTGCGCCGCTTCTTGCACCCGGCTTTCGATCTCCGCCTTGGAAAAACCCTTGATGGTCAGGCCGAACGACATGTTTTTATAAACGTTCATGTGCGGATACAAGGCGTAATTTTGGAAGACCATGGCACAGCCCCGGTCTTTAGGGGCCATATCATTGACAATTTTGTCGCCAATCCGGATAGTGCCTTCGCTTATTTCTTCAAGACCCGCGACCATCCGCAGCAGGGTTGACTTGCCGCAACCGGAGGGGCCAACCAGCACCAGGAATTCCGTGTCGGCGATGGT
This DNA window, taken from Desulforhopalus sp., encodes the following:
- a CDS encoding thioesterase family protein; the protein is MLDVLKAIYEQSMPFHRLLQVRITALTASDVEARIDMREELVGNFVRGILHGGVISSILDLAGGLVASVELLKHLEGMDVEELAKRMAKIGTIDLRVDYLRPGKGEFFIATGSVLRKGSKVAVVRTELVNDQKVLIAAGTGTYLVG
- the ugpC gene encoding sn-glycerol-3-phosphate ABC transporter ATP-binding protein UgpC yields the protein MAQVVLENVVKRFGKIQVVHGVDLTIADTEFLVLVGPSGCGKSTLLRMVAGLEEISEGTIRIGDKIVNDMAPKDRGCAMVFQNYALYPHMNVYKNMSFGLTIKGFSKAEIESRVQEAAHILGIGELLARKPHELSGGQRQRVAMGRAIVRNPSVFLFDEPLSNLDAKLRNSMRTEIKLLHRKVRSTVIYVTHDQVEAMTLADRIVVMRQGKVEQIGTPIDLFEHPANTFVAGFIGNPPMNLVEGHLHRTAEDCQVVLSDGLRIPLAGNGQNSELQEGRKVIFGIRTESIRPLFPDSRPAQPGEWGVNGLVEVVEPLGGETHLHIDIFGVKFIAKCDGRQRILAETQMTFCLQLEAIHLFDADSLRAIPFS
- a CDS encoding tandem-95 repeat protein, with the translated sequence MVRVTHAERVQLADDVYLKGRTEIKAPPGWVIEKWQENPKSGLEIYALRKENTNEVVFAVRGSDTDGKDWEVLDGPNFSHIAGKLHEQDKEALTFVDIFKKDNKLPNGSDKFDYSVTGDSKGGAIAQIISNTFGMRGTTTDPAAGGGVVKDPDYLDFVRNELETVSEPLGVPKGQFLNIREEGSPVPSGSGIFPGIEHLGETVSFDFVVAKFRDAFIDPVGTILEQHTIRTERISAFSNARSEEEVDPIYILINDKISSISLEINSLEARLSFFNAYQGSDSEDQKEIKDIERELYALNSEKNEVEATRQHLMVADYGDADGYVDQERKSYLESVRSNGSSTLTANSDNSLPTSPIEKEQTTATPATDPSKSLPTTFLGLDASQWQSMLQAAIIAQKVEAVGDKMTALLHAYEQGSDWDAFEATVNLVRSLDTLALEDRTYATTAGSYSAGVQGMSSVVNAIGDIIRLQQAMDSDDEWAVALNSVSIVDNCFDAYNTFQGRPEPILGKTAEPTPGMIGGAVAGAAASLISLGLSIKQLSEAYDDGDSIAKIQATLSVVQSGLSTYVALSQASAALGLSVASNAAGSVVPLIGCAIGVAQGLLSIADGDIQGGSEQIALAVATTVLCCIPVYGWIIALALQLGSATRGCDGQIIDTENIEEFTDDIAPGGEEAAHAAIVCLEKPAEWANDIYEDNIYYSGYNVEMWEKNGVHIPDDLEGQFGFGQANAEFFNPLRYAHYVEDLDEMSIGDIWDSLYISQGIAATIASIYKDDKPPEAKVRFTLNEDGQVTTRISGDAVMHEAAISMASVVGNVIEWYQAAGGRIEIDGKLPGLTVIRHEGATINYESPTGGKVNVVIEDMSRSVEEMRGVLYARDRGERIDSAIKVATDDLGEIDFDKVDAIMAGYGFGKTGMTYTYGETGKRRAASWDSGILAGGGNIGPQGQVFAAKAGDITSLAIRPEQLPSQKVADILRIASLNGLFTGPGSELYAMALGCTGGLFGLAASAQAGELAAATSNSQFIKPLDGFERQEYLRQADEVAQPEKSATPQSSSHPVPERIDPVAMPQFLDQHWPELLAGTGLLSEIPGSGAYFYRDSAVLGQGGSLADGSRASWWQHDDSDELFRTLVARSAGDPGFSEEPAAAFSGHLITPEDLPPDTVLPEPPPGIKQGAVFSMAEDTILRFLPVQLAEDTLAGGYLRQTENCRLVSFGSAQGGTIWQDGTGDLRFAPTPGFVGTGSFSYTVQTSSGELVEKLATVLVQEVNHAPELTDDSFHLAEGEIFYLDQLQANDLDPDGDSLHLDHLRGIEHGEVQQVGGRLAFVPEAGFHGDIEFSYWVRDHADAYPVMAKVSLTYSDGNTAPLAVADRFLTTEDSPLRVEVDRLLANDREYDGEALSFTGLGAALHGAVVLQADGSILFTPDADYCGTEAGFQYLVADASGNNASGWAAVKVIAQDDAPTICTTAHADILEDEMLIFSPEEVATFVRDVDGDALHLQQISNVTGGSIVTTGGYFAFVPDANSSGPASFDYLAADNQRGTVAGHLQFAILPVNDAIDTGSDVLNTTEEQAVTTTVATLLANDRDIDGSVFTFAGLSDARHGSVTVDGDGTVTFIPEIDYFGPEAGFAYRVEDSLGLASTGWVQVVVAGVNDDPAIIATTLEGHEDQPILFDGVTISRFISDPDGDAITLTELTAASGGRVSTSAGHYIFTPDGNYHGPAILSYRATDGHGAILTGALDLAILSQDDPTTFAGHNFTVEEDGVLVDTVAELMEGNSDGDGDGSLEFVGLGGASHGQVRMTDSGAVQFLPDRDYFGEDAGFAYSVRDGEGWQADGWVAVKVTGVADEAEVIGDRLYIDEDQALAFTSSEIARFIQDPDGDLFHLDMVSDVVGGRIEESGGIYTFIPDQDFYGEASLAYLASNSRGDEIGGQLHLGIVPVNDLPETTYFSSSGVEDQEVTMKVADLMAGAVDVEDGAVLRFGGIDSSLHGDVYVDPQGMIHFLPDKDFSGSAFFRYLVRDEEGGIGTGFVGVALAAVNDAPLATEDEGILAYSNNSYENIYLAETFLANDRDADNDPLRITAVGPAEFGSVALDGAGNVRYLAPSADWLGIDSFSYRIGDGNGGFAEAKAVIDVQTNAVPELSSELLFIVEDGIAVTNQADLLTNDWDSEGDSLRIIAVDQVEHGQVELLGDGTIRFTPELNYNKLYPGQASFRYTVSDGISDAVTAMAFFDIAPVNDNPIACGERIAGAVEDNTLIFSTADLLANDGDVEMASPYEDDALAVAGVFAAGHGQLAYDPASGIISYLPGVDFYGLDTFSYTVIDSHGGESVVQAEILVDPVNDRPVVHYDNGEAEDSVWNSYRISSLLGNDSDADGDILTMQSPHVISGHADIRVSGGSLLVRPDFREDRVVVGYTVSDGHGGETASQLRIDGIREHNFAPTFSGIYAIGWKNGYTVWFNFHAEDPNGGNTWGEQGDIVTINCSAPNVGTITDEAGFTFKFKGDVANASVILTAVDQAGASGSIYVKLSNLSIEDGNYVYSPVVFDLDGDGVELVDISAGVTFDWNRDGDAEGTGWAGRDDGFLVYDYDHDRIVSHASELVLREYDPAAATDLEGLRAFDSNTDGIFDAADETWRSFAVWQDRDGNGQTDDQEFATLEERGITAITLQSDQNFREFQGNIIHGETTFQWEDGSTGVVADVGLIGESLTMVAVPADGEDVDLLFDDAELNRLASQLCSDIAAYPADETVAAAVAVVEPVYDGDVVDIQETSGHGYQTMVC
- a CDS encoding cyclic nucleotide-binding domain-containing protein, giving the protein MKSKKLAKTTVSDDLVGVEREVAILLSDMVGYSRKTADMRPTEIRDFMLQYHRNLKQIVHSVCGKGQDIESSAGDGAVALIQRKPGQGKDQMCGQALDVALEMVRAMTRGIIPDTRIGLFTGDLIEATLDGSVMRFGASFSVASRLEELCGYFGTKILMDRGMAFWQTEHSRYLVCIGKVTPKNFMHPVHIFSVYKPGIHQCPADVDKKKLLQFIEKKNRAIELFCGNVLQGIHPDFPLARQRLLDVQGLFVEMTGKKDFPTERVLEYIGNHPSPEEDFRQVGMKIGESDGQRLGIRLLNLSSELFKALNEEFYQALVVDTAWERKFKLVWRKKNELIIHVNDNPDGVYFIDEGSVSILDANGLELGVLTAGDVFGEMAYFSKKGLRNATVIAKTDLVLRRISGEDLSGLPTLKKIFKRINQKRKGRG